In Bacteroidota bacterium, the following proteins share a genomic window:
- a CDS encoding thymidine kinase, which translates to MFLEQTKHYQPRKGWIEVICGSMFSGKTEELIRRLKRAQIARQRIEIFKPQIDKRYNETKIVSHDAQAIHSTPVGSAVEILKFATEMDVIGIDEAQFFDAALPDVCAQIANQGTRVILAGLDMDFTGKPFGSMPVLLAQAEYITKVHAICMYCGELAQFSHRTVLNEEQILLGEKDSYMPLCRACFTSETGKK; encoded by the coding sequence ATGTTTTTAGAACAAACCAAACATTATCAACCCCGCAAAGGATGGATAGAAGTGATTTGCGGATCAATGTTTTCGGGTAAGACCGAAGAACTTATACGCAGATTGAAGCGTGCACAAATAGCTCGTCAACGAATCGAAATTTTTAAACCTCAAATTGACAAACGGTATAACGAAACAAAAATTGTTTCGCACGATGCGCAAGCTATACACTCCACCCCTGTAGGTAGCGCTGTCGAAATATTAAAGTTTGCCACCGAAATGGATGTAATTGGAATTGACGAAGCACAGTTTTTTGATGCAGCATTACCTGATGTATGTGCACAAATTGCCAATCAGGGTACGCGTGTAATTCTTGCCGGGCTCGATATGGATTTTACCGGCAAGCCATTTGGCTCTATGCCCGTATTGTTAGCCCAGGCCGAATACATTACCAAAGTACACGCTATTTGCATGTATTGTGGCGAGTTGGCGCAATTCTCGCACCGCACCGTGCTCAATGAAGAGCAAATTCTTTTAGGCGAAAAAGACAGTTACATGCCGCTATGCCGGGCATGCTTTACTAGCGAAACCGGAAAAAAGTAG
- a CDS encoding glutamate--tRNA ligase — protein MSKRFRVRFAPSPTGPLHMGGVRTALFNYLLAKQNDGDFILRIEDTDQGRTIEGAEAYIIQALQWCGITPTEGVGFGEGPHAPYRQSDRKHLYLPYAEQLIKSGFAYYAFDSNEQLEAMRKQAEGNNSMFAYNAVTRKALCNSLTLSEAEVADKLSKNEAYVIRFKLPENEDVHLHDTIRGHVTVNTSQMDDKVLYKSDGMPTYHLANVVDDYLMQITHVIRGEEWLPSAPLHVLLYRSLGWEQSMPQFAHLPLLLKPDGKGKLSKRDGDRLGFPVFPLTWTDLASNELSIGYRERFYYPEAFTNILALLGWHPESEQEIFSMDDLIKQFTLQRVNKSGARFDPEKAKWFNQQYLHKQTNAALAAQLVQVIQGAQAGEKHTTLLSNSHFMEKICALMRDKVQFVNEIWEQGQYFFERPVSFPENILQKKWNDDAARIMAHYANLCQTQPFISREDFESGFKNSATELGLNAGNFMQLLRICITGMAGGADLFETCALLGKVEIAERIILAINVIKELRKGA, from the coding sequence ATGTCGAAACGTTTTCGTGTGCGCTTTGCACCCAGCCCAACCGGACCATTGCATATGGGAGGTGTGCGTACTGCTTTATTCAATTATTTATTGGCTAAGCAAAATGATGGTGATTTTATTTTACGTATTGAAGATACCGATCAGGGACGCACCATAGAAGGGGCCGAAGCTTATATTATACAAGCATTGCAATGGTGTGGCATTACACCTACCGAAGGCGTAGGTTTTGGCGAAGGCCCGCATGCGCCCTACCGGCAAAGCGATCGCAAGCACCTTTATCTACCCTATGCTGAGCAACTTATAAAGAGTGGTTTTGCCTACTACGCATTCGATTCAAATGAGCAATTAGAAGCTATGCGCAAACAAGCAGAAGGTAACAACAGTATGTTTGCTTACAATGCAGTTACTCGAAAAGCATTATGCAATTCGCTCACATTGAGCGAGGCCGAGGTAGCTGATAAGCTCAGTAAGAACGAAGCCTATGTTATTCGTTTTAAGTTGCCCGAAAACGAAGATGTACATCTACATGATACCATTCGCGGACATGTAACGGTAAATACATCGCAAATGGATGATAAGGTCTTGTACAAAAGTGATGGTATGCCAACCTATCATCTAGCCAATGTAGTAGATGATTATCTAATGCAAATAACTCATGTGATACGTGGCGAAGAGTGGTTGCCTAGTGCACCCTTGCACGTATTATTATATAGAAGTTTGGGCTGGGAGCAGAGTATGCCGCAGTTTGCCCACTTACCACTTTTATTAAAACCCGATGGCAAAGGCAAACTTAGTAAACGTGATGGCGACCGACTAGGCTTTCCGGTTTTTCCATTAACATGGACGGACCTTGCTAGTAACGAACTAAGTATTGGTTACCGTGAGCGATTTTACTACCCCGAAGCTTTTACCAATATTCTTGCTTTGTTAGGATGGCATCCCGAAAGTGAGCAGGAAATTTTTTCGATGGATGATTTGATAAAACAGTTTACACTTCAACGAGTAAATAAATCCGGTGCGCGATTCGATCCTGAAAAAGCAAAGTGGTTCAATCAGCAATACCTGCATAAGCAAACCAATGCAGCGCTTGCGGCACAACTTGTACAAGTAATTCAAGGTGCTCAAGCCGGAGAAAAGCATACTACATTATTAAGCAATTCTCATTTTATGGAAAAGATATGTGCATTGATGCGGGATAAGGTGCAATTTGTAAACGAGATATGGGAGCAGGGCCAATACTTTTTTGAGCGCCCGGTTTCGTTTCCTGAAAATATTTTACAAAAAAAATGGAATGATGATGCAGCCAGGATAATGGCACATTATGCAAACCTATGCCAAACGCAACCTTTTATTTCGCGCGAGGATTTTGAATCAGGATTTAAAAATTCGGCAACAGAGCTTGGGCTAAATGCAGGTAATTTTATGCAGCTATTGCGTATATGTATAACAGGAATGGCAGGAGGTGCCGACTTGTTTGAAACTTGTGCGTTATTAGGTAAAGTGGAAATAGCCGAACGAATTATTCTGGCAATAAATGTTATTAAGGAATTACGAAAGGGTGCTTAG
- a CDS encoding cytochrome c oxidase subunit 3: MCFFQFLGWKALTSQSIFFASKDNVSGSFVYALTGLHLAHLIGGVIFLLFVCYRSIANKYNQQSYLGIRQCATYWHFLDLLWVILFVFLTVLR; encoded by the coding sequence TTGTGTTTTTTTCAATTCTTAGGATGGAAAGCGCTAACCTCACAAAGTATTTTTTTCGCATCTAAGGATAACGTTAGTGGGTCGTTTGTCTATGCGCTAACAGGGTTGCACTTAGCCCACCTTATAGGAGGAGTAATTTTTCTTTTGTTTGTATGTTATCGCTCTATTGCAAATAAGTACAACCAACAATCCTATTTAGGCATTCGTCAATGCGCAACCTACTGGCACTTCCTTGATTTGTTGTGGGTGATTCTCTTTGTTTTTCTTACCGTTTTACGTTAA
- a CDS encoding M4 family metallopeptidase, which translates to MKRLLELIKLKLSPHCIIIIAIMATGFVQAQTNRIHTTAIDAIAKPGHTENWVDFRDDVSLNALTLFVQHAAAFNLGANDKMKLVKTETDELGFTHNRYQQFYKNVKVMYGEYIIHSNPQGEVQTANGRLLTGLNTNTTASLNETEALQLSLQFMNAKKYLWENTEIESALKVEKNDERATYYPKGELALVPAANNGSFLASDYRLAWTFKIYTDDHDVIAKLVCVDANTGAIIHSNAIAMECSAGSGASAFNGSVTVNTRYSFPIGYYSHNDCQTTDLYVYNCNGGGAANNLYLDGDNTWTNASAVQAQWGIAMVNNYFTGEHGRNSWDGNYGNMIAYNNAYAGSNNACWGCTGNSTIYYAGSTAAATDDWNTNDIMGHEFAHGVTQATAGLVYSYESGALNESFSDIFGEMVESWSEGNCDYLVGADRGAIRSFTNPNSYSQPDTYLGTLWYTGTGDNGGVHYNSGVQNRFFHLLSEGGSGTTDFGVAYNVSGISRFKARQIMYRALAFYLTSSSQYIDARAASLHAAWDLYGQCSNEIIQVGNAWQAVGVESQSWQFNKNVCGIYPASGTFIQAISILRAADGCATTITPSASTVYFTARDNVYLKPGFIAQAGSNFVAYLEPCSSTMWKAANTDAGSDAEKGLVPISENNTDTRIQSEKALYTIAPNPITNEFTLTLDLTDDALVEITLYNILGNTLEVLQHEQQTQTGNHQLHFNIGHLSQGVYMLDVKTNGQSMVQKITKL; encoded by the coding sequence ATGAAACGTTTATTAGAATTAATCAAATTAAAATTAAGCCCACATTGTATAATAATAATAGCCATAATGGCTACGGGCTTTGTGCAGGCTCAAACCAATCGAATACATACCACTGCAATAGATGCCATAGCAAAACCAGGACATACTGAAAACTGGGTAGATTTTCGCGATGATGTTAGCTTGAATGCCTTAACATTATTTGTTCAACATGCTGCAGCTTTTAACCTTGGTGCAAATGATAAAATGAAATTGGTAAAAACAGAAACCGATGAGTTAGGTTTCACACACAACCGATATCAGCAATTTTACAAAAATGTAAAAGTAATGTATGGTGAATATATAATTCACAGCAATCCACAAGGTGAAGTACAAACAGCCAATGGAAGACTTCTAACAGGTCTTAACACAAATACCACCGCATCATTAAACGAAACAGAAGCATTGCAACTATCGCTGCAGTTTATGAATGCCAAAAAATATTTGTGGGAAAACACAGAAATTGAAAGTGCCTTGAAGGTTGAAAAAAATGATGAGCGTGCTACCTACTATCCTAAAGGAGAACTGGCACTTGTGCCAGCTGCAAATAATGGAAGCTTCTTAGCATCTGATTATCGCCTTGCCTGGACTTTTAAAATTTATACCGATGATCATGATGTAATAGCAAAGTTGGTTTGTGTAGATGCCAATACCGGAGCAATCATACACAGCAATGCAATAGCGATGGAGTGCAGTGCCGGAAGTGGTGCTAGTGCCTTTAATGGCAGTGTTACTGTAAACACCAGATATAGTTTTCCCATAGGCTATTACTCGCACAATGATTGCCAAACAACAGATTTATATGTGTACAACTGCAATGGCGGTGGAGCTGCCAACAACTTATATTTAGATGGCGATAATACCTGGACCAATGCTAGTGCTGTGCAGGCACAATGGGGTATTGCCATGGTTAACAATTATTTCACCGGAGAACATGGCCGCAACAGTTGGGATGGAAACTACGGAAACATGATTGCTTATAACAATGCCTATGCAGGAAGCAATAATGCATGTTGGGGTTGTACCGGAAACTCAACCATCTATTATGCCGGTAGCACTGCTGCAGCTACCGATGATTGGAACACCAATGACATCATGGGTCATGAGTTTGCACATGGCGTTACACAAGCAACAGCCGGGTTGGTTTACAGTTATGAGTCGGGTGCGTTAAATGAATCCTTCTCCGATATTTTTGGAGAAATGGTTGAAAGCTGGAGCGAAGGCAATTGCGATTATCTGGTAGGTGCCGACCGTGGCGCAATCCGTAGCTTTACCAATCCTAATAGTTATAGCCAGCCTGATACTTATTTGGGCACGCTATGGTACACCGGCACTGGTGATAATGGTGGTGTTCATTATAATAGTGGAGTACAAAACAGATTTTTCCATTTACTTTCAGAAGGTGGAAGCGGTACTACAGATTTTGGAGTTGCTTACAATGTAAGCGGAATATCGCGCTTCAAAGCTCGTCAGATTATGTATCGTGCCTTGGCTTTTTATCTTACAAGTTCATCGCAATATATAGATGCACGTGCAGCTTCACTGCATGCTGCATGGGATTTGTATGGCCAATGCAGCAACGAAATTATACAGGTAGGCAATGCCTGGCAAGCTGTAGGCGTAGAGTCTCAATCGTGGCAGTTTAACAAGAATGTATGTGGTATCTATCCTGCATCGGGCACATTCATACAAGCCATTTCTATATTACGTGCCGCTGATGGATGTGCAACAACTATTACACCCAGTGCCAGTACAGTGTACTTTACCGCTCGCGATAATGTTTACCTGAAGCCGGGATTTATAGCTCAAGCAGGAAGCAATTTTGTTGCTTACCTGGAGCCATGCTCTTCTACTATGTGGAAGGCTGCAAATACTGACGCAGGCAGCGATGCTGAAAAAGGACTAGTGCCAATATCTGAAAACAATACTGACACTCGCATCCAATCAGAAAAAGCACTGTACACTATCGCCCCTAATCCAATCACGAATGAATTTACACTTACATTAGACCTAACAGATGATGCTCTTGTAGAAATTACATTGTATAATATATTAGGCAATACATTAGAAGTGCTGCAACATGAGCAACAAACTCAAACAGGCAATCATCAATTGCACTTTAATATTGGTCACTTGTCACAGGGGGTGTATATGTTGGATGTAAAAACTAATGGCCAATCGATGGTTCAGAAAATAACCAAACTGTAA
- a CDS encoding proline--tRNA ligase, with product MAKDFPKRSENYSEWYNELVYRADLAENSAVRGCMVIKPYGYAIWEKIQQQLDKMFKDTGHVNAYFPLFIPKSFLSKEAAHIEGFAKECAVITHYRLKNNEEGNAVIVDPDAKLEEELIVRPTSETIIWSTYRNWIQSYRDLPLLINQWANVVRWEMRTRLFLRTTEFLWQEGHTAHATYEEALEETKKMLDVYTTFAEKFMALPVMKGVKTANERFAGAIDTYCIEALMQDGKALQAGTSHFLGQNFAKAFDVKYTTKEGVQEYVWATSWGVTTRLIGALIMAHSDDDGLVLPPNLAPIQVVFIPIYKSLEQLEQIDNYAKPIIEKLRQRNISVKYDNRDTQKPGWKFAEYEFKGVPVRIAIGPRDMENNQVEVARRDTKEKATYSTIDLDVKIENLLVQIQDNIFEKAINFRQENTYHADTMEELEKLLDGKGGFIYAHWDGTSETEIAIKEKTKATIRCIPLDNKKEAGKCILTGKPSEQRVVFSRAY from the coding sequence ATGGCAAAAGATTTTCCAAAACGAAGCGAAAATTATTCGGAATGGTACAACGAGTTAGTTTATAGGGCCGACTTGGCCGAAAATTCTGCCGTACGTGGATGTATGGTAATCAAGCCATATGGCTATGCCATATGGGAAAAAATACAACAGCAGCTGGACAAAATGTTTAAAGATACTGGACATGTTAATGCTTATTTTCCTTTGTTCATTCCCAAATCATTTTTAAGTAAAGAGGCAGCGCATATCGAAGGGTTTGCAAAAGAATGTGCAGTTATCACGCATTACCGCCTTAAGAATAATGAAGAAGGCAATGCTGTAATTGTTGATCCTGATGCCAAACTGGAAGAAGAGTTGATAGTGCGCCCAACGAGCGAAACCATCATATGGAGCACTTATCGAAATTGGATTCAAAGCTATCGTGATTTGCCTTTATTAATTAATCAGTGGGCCAACGTTGTCCGATGGGAGATGCGTACCCGTTTATTTTTGCGCACCACCGAATTTTTGTGGCAAGAGGGACACACCGCACATGCTACCTATGAAGAGGCATTGGAAGAAACAAAAAAAATGTTGGATGTGTATACCACCTTTGCCGAAAAATTCATGGCACTGCCTGTAATGAAGGGAGTTAAAACAGCCAACGAGCGCTTTGCCGGAGCTATTGACACGTATTGCATAGAGGCGTTGATGCAAGATGGTAAGGCCTTGCAGGCTGGTACTTCCCATTTTTTAGGACAGAACTTTGCTAAAGCTTTTGATGTAAAATATACGACCAAAGAAGGTGTGCAGGAATATGTATGGGCTACTTCGTGGGGAGTAACCACACGACTTATAGGTGCATTAATTATGGCACATAGCGATGATGATGGATTGGTGTTGCCACCTAATCTGGCTCCAATACAAGTAGTGTTTATTCCTATTTATAAAAGTTTGGAACAGTTGGAGCAAATTGACAATTACGCAAAACCAATTATCGAAAAACTCAGGCAGCGCAACATTAGCGTAAAGTACGATAATCGTGATACGCAAAAGCCAGGATGGAAATTTGCTGAGTACGAATTTAAAGGTGTGCCTGTGCGCATTGCTATTGGCCCACGCGATATGGAGAACAATCAAGTAGAGGTTGCACGCAGAGACACCAAAGAAAAAGCAACCTACAGCACTATTGATTTGGATGTAAAAATTGAAAATCTATTAGTGCAAATTCAAGACAATATTTTTGAAAAGGCAATTAACTTCAGACAGGAGAACACCTATCATGCCGATACAATGGAAGAACTTGAAAAACTGCTGGACGGAAAAGGTGGGTTTATTTATGCGCATTGGGATGGAACTTCAGAAACGGAAATTGCGATTAAGGAAAAAACAAAGGCCACTATAAGATGTATTCCTCTCGATAATAAAAAGGAAGCCGGAAAATGTATTTTGACAGGCAAACCATCAGAACAAAGAGTTGTGTTTTCAAGGGCTTATTAG
- the hemW gene encoding radical SAM family heme chaperone HemW: MHSLYIHIPYCSQACSYCNFHFSTSKENVDMMINAICTELMLKKKYFDEPFILQSIYLGGGTPSILGPKQIERIFNAIRTNYVLADKAEVTIECNPEDIKAELLKHYQLLGINRLSIGVQSFDDADLIRMNRSHKAAEAIESIQLAASVGFDYITIDLMYGLPFQDEKAWRKNLDLAATLPINHLSCYALTIEERTALAKLIARKQLPQTDEIVYSNHFQQLLQWCEQQQWQQYEISNFCKGDNYAVHNSGYWKGWKYIGIGPSAHSYNGNHRQWNIANNPQYIKLMQTGSPDYFEIELLSEQNKYNEFVMLGLRTKWGVNIINMENTYGKQRVAYFERSISKFISSGEAIYKDGKYILTDTGKLKADFVATECFF; the protein is encoded by the coding sequence ATGCATTCATTATACATACATATTCCTTATTGCAGTCAGGCTTGCAGCTATTGCAATTTCCATTTTTCTACTTCGAAAGAAAATGTGGACATGATGATAAATGCTATTTGCACAGAATTAATGCTTAAGAAAAAGTATTTTGATGAGCCATTTATTCTTCAGTCAATTTATCTGGGTGGTGGAACACCATCTATATTAGGTCCTAAGCAGATTGAAAGAATTTTTAACGCCATAAGAACTAATTACGTGCTAGCTGATAAGGCAGAAGTTACTATCGAATGCAATCCCGAAGACATAAAGGCTGAGCTATTAAAACACTATCAATTACTTGGAATCAATCGTTTAAGTATTGGGGTGCAAAGTTTTGACGATGCCGATTTGATACGCATGAATCGGTCCCACAAAGCAGCAGAGGCTATTGAGTCAATACAGCTCGCAGCAAGTGTTGGTTTTGATTATATCACAATTGATTTAATGTATGGCTTACCTTTTCAGGATGAAAAGGCATGGAGGAAGAACCTTGATTTAGCGGCTACATTGCCTATTAATCACCTTTCGTGTTATGCGCTTACCATAGAAGAAAGAACAGCGCTTGCCAAATTGATTGCCCGGAAACAGTTACCACAAACAGATGAAATAGTTTATTCAAACCACTTTCAGCAATTGCTTCAATGGTGCGAACAACAACAATGGCAGCAATACGAGATTTCTAATTTTTGTAAGGGCGACAATTATGCAGTACATAATTCGGGATATTGGAAAGGGTGGAAATATATTGGCATAGGACCTTCGGCTCATTCTTACAATGGAAACCATAGACAGTGGAATATTGCAAATAACCCTCAATACATAAAATTAATGCAGACTGGCTCGCCCGATTATTTTGAGATTGAATTACTATCGGAGCAGAATAAGTATAATGAGTTTGTAATGCTTGGCCTGAGAACCAAGTGGGGCGTTAATATTATCAACATGGAAAACACATATGGAAAACAACGGGTAGCTTATTTTGAACGGTCAATTTCTAAATTCATTTCTTCAGGCGAAGCGATTTATAAAGATGGAAAGTATATTCTAACCGATACAGGGAAATTGAAAGCCGACTTTGTAGCCACTGAATGTTTTTTCTAA
- the cyoE gene encoding protoheme IX farnesyltransferase: MQLSQATVVSTTKTRKVREYIALMKLRLTSLVIFSTAITFILANIRPFNWLAFGGTILGGILVVASSNSFNQICERHLDKMMNRTANRPLPSNKITVNEALMVAFVTGIIGVLMLYVTANLLTAALSLISLLLYVLLYTPLKRITPLSVFVGAIPGALPALLGYTAASGVLSFEALIVFAIQFFWQFPHFWTIAWVLDDDYKKAGFVMLPSTQRDKHSAYFTIIYTAALLPIGVLMFGYNLTGWFGFSALTLAGGWLLYLSINLYRHCSIESARKLMFASFVYLPIILLALVIDRFFIK; encoded by the coding sequence ATGCAGCTATCTCAGGCAACCGTTGTAAGTACCACCAAAACCCGCAAAGTGCGCGAATACATTGCTTTGATGAAACTTAGGCTTACAAGCCTGGTTATATTCTCAACAGCAATTACTTTTATTCTTGCCAACATAAGACCATTCAACTGGTTGGCTTTTGGAGGAACCATTCTTGGTGGAATACTGGTAGTTGCCTCATCCAATTCATTTAATCAAATTTGCGAACGCCATCTCGATAAGATGATGAACCGTACCGCTAACCGACCTCTACCTTCAAATAAAATTACTGTAAACGAAGCACTTATGGTTGCATTTGTTACTGGCATAATTGGTGTGCTTATGTTGTACGTTACAGCTAATTTACTTACAGCCGCTTTATCTCTTATATCGCTATTATTGTATGTGCTTTTATACACTCCATTAAAAAGAATTACTCCGCTTTCTGTATTTGTAGGAGCTATACCCGGTGCATTGCCTGCTTTGCTTGGCTATACGGCAGCTTCAGGGGTACTCTCATTTGAAGCTTTAATTGTATTTGCTATTCAGTTCTTTTGGCAATTTCCGCATTTTTGGACCATCGCATGGGTGCTCGATGATGACTATAAAAAAGCGGGCTTTGTAATGCTTCCATCAACACAGCGCGATAAGCATAGTGCCTATTTCACTATTATCTATACCGCAGCGCTGTTACCTATAGGAGTGCTCATGTTTGGGTACAATCTTACCGGATGGTTTGGATTTTCAGCACTCACTCTTGCCGGTGGCTGGCTACTTTATTTATCTATAAACCTGTACAGGCATTGCAGTATTGAAAGTGCCCGCAAACTTATGTTTGCCTCATTTGTTTATTTACCAATAATCTTACTTGCACTGGTCATTGACCGGTTCTTTATTAAGTAA
- a CDS encoding NfeD family protein has product MEFLSQMELLERAFWYVAIPASIIFILQSVMTFLGTDSHDGTQADFSGNLDGNDAPFQLFSFRNLINFLLGFSWSGISFYSIISNKLLLVVVCLMVGASFVYLFFFIIKNLMRLSEDNSLKLTSALNQTAEVYLKIPASKNGKGKIMVSINGSFHELDAMTNGEAIPTGAIVKVVSIDNNILIVNKF; this is encoded by the coding sequence ATGGAATTTTTATCGCAAATGGAATTATTAGAGCGCGCCTTTTGGTACGTTGCCATACCTGCCAGCATCATTTTTATTTTGCAAAGTGTGATGACATTTTTAGGAACAGATTCACATGATGGTACGCAAGCAGATTTTAGTGGCAACCTGGATGGTAATGATGCACCTTTCCAATTATTCTCGTTTCGTAACCTGATTAATTTTTTGCTAGGCTTTAGCTGGTCGGGCATTTCATTTTATTCAATAATTTCGAACAAGCTATTGCTTGTTGTTGTTTGCCTTATGGTGGGTGCATCATTCGTTTATTTATTTTTTTTCATCATAAAAAATTTAATGCGCCTTTCCGAAGACAATTCACTTAAACTAACTAGTGCACTTAATCAAACTGCTGAAGTGTACCTTAAAATACCTGCAAGCAAAAATGGAAAAGGCAAAATAATGGTAAGCATTAATGGATCCTTTCACGAACTTGATGCCATGACCAATGGTGAGGCTATACCAACTGGCGCCATCGTAAAAGTTGTAAGTATAGACAACAACATCCTGATTGTAAATAAATTTTAA